The Gemmatimonadota bacterium DNA window GACGGCGCCGAGCGCCAGAACGGTCGGGTGTCGGACATGGCCTTCCCTCCGGGCGTCCTGCTGGAGTACATCACCGGCATCATGACGCTCGAGCCCGGCGACCTGGTGCTCACCGGCACGCCGGAAGGGGTGGGCCCCATCCACGCCGGCCAGACCGTCGAGGTCGAGATCCCGGGCGTGGCCTGGATCTCCAACCCGGTCGTCGAGGACGCCCGCCCTTGAAGCTGAGGCGCGCCTTCGAGGCGCTGCCGGGCTATCCGCTGGCCGGTGTGGCCGAAGCCCGTCGGCGCCTGGAGGCGGCGGGCGTGGACGTGATCGACCTCGGGGCGGGCGACGCCGATCTGCCTCCCCCGCCTGCCGTCGTGGAAGCCCTGCGCGCCGCCGCGGGGGAGAAGGCGTACGGCCGCTACGGGTTCCAGCTCGGTCTCCCCGCGCTGCGGGAGTCGATCGCGGGCTGGATGGAGACCCGCTTCGGCGTGTCCTTCGATCCCTTCCGCGAGGTGCTGCCCCTGATCGGCTCCAAGGAGGGCATCGCGCACCTGCCCCTGGCGCTGCTCGATCCGGGAGACGTGGGCGTCCTGCCCGACCCCGGCTACCAGGCCTACCGGGGTGGCGTGGTCCTCGCCGGCGGGGAGCCGTGGGCCGTGCCGCTCCTGCCGGAGCACGACTTCCTCATCCCCCTGGAATCGCTGCCGCCGGAGATCGTGGCGCGCACACGCATCCTGTTCCTCAACTACCCGAACAACCCGACGGCGGCTTCGGCGCCGTTGGAGTACCTGGAGCGCGCGGTCGCGTTCTGCCGGACGCACGACATCGTCCTCGCCCACGACCACGCCTATTCCGAGATCGCGTTCGACGGCTATCGGCCGCCCAGCATCTTCCAGATCCCGGGCGCCCGTGACGTCGCCCTGGAGTTCCACTCGTTCTCGAAGACCTACAACATGACGGGGTGGCGCCTGGGGTGGGCGGTGGGGGCCCCGCCGTTGATCGCCGCCCTGACCCGGGTGAAGACGTTCATGGACACGGGGGCGTTCCTGGCCGTGCAGGCCGCGGGCGTGGCGGCCCTCGGGAGCTGGGCGGAGTGGGTGCCGGACAACGTGCGGCGCTTCCAGGAGCGTCGGGATGCCGGGGTCCGGGCCCTCACGGCCGCAGGCTTCCGCGTCGACGCCCCGCGAGCGACGATGTACCTGTGGGTGCCGGTTCCGCCCGGAGAGGACGACGCGACCCTCGCCCGGCGCGCGCTCGAGGAGCAGGGGGTGGTGATCCTGCCCGGGTCCTCCCTGGGAGCAGGCGGAAAGGGCTTCTTCCGCATCGCCTTGACGGTCGAGCCGGACCGCCTGGAGACCGCGGTCCAGCGCCTGGGCCAGCTGCTCTGACCGGCCCCGCGGAGGCTCGCGTGACCGGCGGAAGCGCCGGAACCCCCCTTCCAGGGGCGGTGTTCAACTCCCGATGAAAGACCCGGCCCGCCACGCGTCCGCCTCCCCCTCGCCCGCCCTGCGTGGACGGGACCGGCGGAACCGCGTGTTCTGGGTCTCCATCGGGATCTCGGCCCTCCTCCACGTCGCGGCGGTGCTCATCTACCCCTGGCTGGGGCGTCCCGACGTGGGCGGGGTGACGCTGCCGGGGACCATCGAGACGTCGGGCGAGGCGGCCGGCACCCGGGTCGTGGTGATCTCCGAGATCGCCGAGGGCGACGTCGAGGCCCCCGAACGCCCGGAGGAGATCCGGGAGCTGGAGGAATCGGTGCGGCCCGTCCTGCCGGGGGCGCCCCGGGACGAGGGCGCGGGTCGCCCCGGACTCGTCGAACCGGGCCGGGCCGGGCGCTCGGCCGCCGAGATCCTCCGCCCCCAGGCCGAGGACTCCCTGATCTGGCGGGGCGTGGACCCCGCCCTCACCGAGCTCAGCGACCACGAGAAGGCCGAGTTGCGGATGCGCTGGGCGCTCACGGAGTGGAACGAGGCGATGGCCGCCGAGGCACGGGCGGCCGAAGAGGCGCTCGACTGGACGCACACGGACGCCGACGGCAACAAGTGGGGCGTCTCACCCGGAAAGCTGCACCTGGGGAGCCTGACGTTGCCGCTTCCGCTCAACTTCGGCCCGCCGCCCGGCGTGAACCGGGCGCTCGACCAGCGACTCCAGGAGTACGACGCCATCGAGCGTCAGGCCGGGCGCGCCCGGGTCTGGCAGAGCTGGGAGGAGCGGGCCAAGGCGATCCGCGCGCGCAAGGACCGCGAGCGAGAGGAGGCGCGCGCTGCGCGCCCGGATACGACGGGTTCGCGTCGCTGAGCCGCGCGGAACCGCGCTGCTCGGCCCGTCGCTCGCCTTCCTGGCGGTCGGCGTCGCGGCCGGAGCCCTGGCCGTGCTGTTGACGCGGCGCGTCCCGCTGGCACCCACCCCGGACGAGCTGCGGGCGCGCATCGCGGGGGACGACGCGGGCGTGGAGATCCTCGACCTCGGCGAAGGCTTCTACGAGCTCGTGGGCGAGGTCGACAGCCGGGGGCGGGCGGAGCGCATCGAGCGCGCCGTCGAGTCGGCCGAGGGCGTGGTCGGGGTGGTCAACCGTCTCTGGATCGTCTAGAGTTTCGCCTCCCAGCCCCGGGCGGTCCCGCCGCCGGGCTCGTCCCTCCGCAAGGCGCGCCCCCGCAGCGGACCCGGAGCGTCCGCCTCCACAGCATCGGAGCCAGCACCGTGTCGCAGGAACTGCCCAAGCGCCTCGAGCCCAAGGCGATCGAGGGCCCGATCTACACCGCCTGGGAGGCGGACGGCCACTTCCACGTGCCCGCCGACGCGGTGGACCGGGACGCCGGGGACCGTCCCTACGTGATCGTCATCCCGCCGCCGAACGTGACGGCCGTGCTGCACATGGGACACGGCCTGAACAACACCATCCAGGACGTGCTCATCCGCTGGCAACGCATGACCGGCCGGCCCACGCTGTGGGTTCCCGGCACGGATCACGCCGGCATCGCCACGCAGAACGTGGTAGAGCGCCAGCTGCGCGCCGAGGGGCAGACCCGTGACGACCTGGGCCGCGACGCGTTCGTGGAGCGCGTGTGGTCCTTCGTGGACGAGACCGGGGGACGCATCCTGGACCAGCTCCGGGCCATCGGGTGCAGTTGCGACTGGACCCGTACGCGCTTCACGCTGGACGACGGGCTCTCGCGCGCCGTGCGCACGGTGTTCGTGGAGTTGTACGAACGCGGCCTGATCTATCGCGGCGAGTACATCATCAACTGGTGTCCGCGCTGCCTGACCGCGCTGTCCAACGAGGAGGCGGAGGCCGAGGAGACCGAAGGTCGGCTCTACCACCTGCGCTATCCCTTCGCGCCCGAGGACGCCGCGCGCGCCGAGCAGGCCGCGGCCGCGGGGGCCGGTGCCGTCAGCCGGCTGGAGGACGGTCGCTGGGCCCTGACGGTGTCCACCACGCGGCCGGAGACCATGCTGGGCGACACCGCCGTGGCGGTGTATCCCGGGGACGACCGCTACCGCGCGCTGGCCGGAGCACGGGTGGAGCTGCCGCTGACGGGCCGTACCATCCCGGTGGTGGCCGACGAGGCAGTGGACCCCGAGTTCGGCACCGGGATGGTCAAGGTGACGCCCGCGCACGACCTCAACGACTTCGAGATCGCGCAGCGCACGGGAGCGGAGCTGCTGGACGTGATGACCCCGGACGGGCACATGAACGAGCGCGTGCCCGAGCCGTTCCGGGGGTTGGACCGCTTCGAGGCGCGCACGCGCGTGGTGGAGGCGCTCACCGCCGAGGGGTTGTTCGCGGGGTCGGAGCCGCACACGCACGCGGTGCCGCACTGCTACCGTTGCCACACGGTGGTGGAGCCGCGTCTGTCCGAGCAGTGGTTCGTGCGCATGAAGCCCCTGGCGGAGCCGGCGCTGGCCGCGTCGCGCGACGGCACCATCACCTTCACGCCCGAGCGGTGGCAGAAGGTGTACGAGCACTGGATGGAGAACATCCGCGACTGGTGCATCTCCCGGCAGCTCTGGTGGGGACACCGGATCCCCGTGTGGTACTGCGACGACTGCGCCGGCATGACCGTCGCGGTGGACGCGCCCACCGCGTGCGAGCACTGCGGCAGCGGAGCCCTCCGTCAGGATCCGGACGTGCTGGACACGTGGTTCAGCTCGTGGCTCTGGCCGTTCTCCACCTTGGGATGGCCGGAGCGGACGGAGGACCTGCGCGCCTTCTATCCGGGCAGCACACTCGTGACCGCCCCGGAGATCCTGTTCTTCTGGGTGGCGCGCATGATCATGGCCGGATACGCCTTCCTGGGTGAGGCGCCCTTCACCTCGGTGTACCTGCACGGCACGGTGCGCGACAAGCAGGGTCGCAAGATGTCCAAGTCCCTCGGCAACGGCATCGATCCGCTCGAGGTGGTCGACGCGTTCGGGGCGGATGCGCTGCGCTTCACGCTGGTGAGCTCCGCGGCGGTGGGCACCGACATCTACCTGGACCACGAGGACGTCGAGGGCTCGTTCGCGCCCGGCCGCAACTTCGCCAACAAGGTGTGGAACGCCGGGCGGTTCGCGCTGCTCAACCTCGGTGACGAGCCGGTGCTCCGCGTGGAGGAC harbors:
- a CDS encoding aminotransferase class I/II-fold pyridoxal phosphate-dependent enzyme, giving the protein MKLRRAFEALPGYPLAGVAEARRRLEAAGVDVIDLGAGDADLPPPPAVVEALRAAAGEKAYGRYGFQLGLPALRESIAGWMETRFGVSFDPFREVLPLIGSKEGIAHLPLALLDPGDVGVLPDPGYQAYRGGVVLAGGEPWAVPLLPEHDFLIPLESLPPEIVARTRILFLNYPNNPTAASAPLEYLERAVAFCRTHDIVLAHDHAYSEIAFDGYRPPSIFQIPGARDVALEFHSFSKTYNMTGWRLGWAVGAPPLIAALTRVKTFMDTGAFLAVQAAGVAALGSWAEWVPDNVRRFQERRDAGVRALTAAGFRVDAPRATMYLWVPVPPGEDDATLARRALEEQGVVILPGSSLGAGGKGFFRIALTVEPDRLETAVQRLGQLL
- a CDS encoding valine--tRNA ligase, with translation MSQELPKRLEPKAIEGPIYTAWEADGHFHVPADAVDRDAGDRPYVIVIPPPNVTAVLHMGHGLNNTIQDVLIRWQRMTGRPTLWVPGTDHAGIATQNVVERQLRAEGQTRDDLGRDAFVERVWSFVDETGGRILDQLRAIGCSCDWTRTRFTLDDGLSRAVRTVFVELYERGLIYRGEYIINWCPRCLTALSNEEAEAEETEGRLYHLRYPFAPEDAARAEQAAAAGAGAVSRLEDGRWALTVSTTRPETMLGDTAVAVYPGDDRYRALAGARVELPLTGRTIPVVADEAVDPEFGTGMVKVTPAHDLNDFEIAQRTGAELLDVMTPDGHMNERVPEPFRGLDRFEARTRVVEALTAEGLFAGSEPHTHAVPHCYRCHTVVEPRLSEQWFVRMKPLAEPALAASRDGTITFTPERWQKVYEHWMENIRDWCISRQLWWGHRIPVWYCDDCAGMTVAVDAPTACEHCGSGALRQDPDVLDTWFSSWLWPFSTLGWPERTEDLRAFYPGSTLVTAPEILFFWVARMIMAGYAFLGEAPFTSVYLHGTVRDKQGRKMSKSLGNGIDPLEVVDAFGADALRFTLVSSAAVGTDIYLDHEDVEGSFAPGRNFANKVWNAGRFALLNLGDEPVLRVEDVAGDLEAADRWILSRLQSAAAAIGEGLERFRLKEVADLAYHFFWGDIADWYLELIKPRLKPEADAASREAARATLVQVLDGALRLLHPLIPFVTEALWGRLPAAGGEGRGALIVARWPEPEATWRDADAEARFAQLQELVVTVRSLRKEYGVPEGQTVPVRLDGERAAVHIGHLEREAEALARIGGIGSLTHGAVAGVGASAVLTDGTEVFVPLEGLIDLDRERERLATEIERLRAQHAQTEAKLANAAFVERAPADVVAKEREKEARFREQAETLEQKRRALTSR